A single region of the Silene latifolia isolate original U9 population chromosome 8, ASM4854445v1, whole genome shotgun sequence genome encodes:
- the LOC141594302 gene encoding LOB domain-containing protein 30-like — protein sequence MSCANPSSSCGGGGSGSGGGGGGGGGPCGACKFLRRKCVNGCIFAPYFDSEQGAAHFAAVHKVFGASNVSKLLLHIPTHKRLDAVVTICYEAQARLRDPVYGCVAHIFALQQQVVNLQTELSYLQAHLATLEVPTPPPLPPQPMMMPPQLSISDLPSATTVPATYDLSSLFDPMVQPSWFMQQQQEHQRGPIDLRQFGSTLDGGPIHGSSSSGRGDLHGIGHMHDPSPSSSMSK from the exons ATGAGTTGTGCAAACCCTAGTAGTAGTTGTGGCGGTGGCGGAAGTGGTAgcggtggaggtggtggtggtggaggtgggCCATGTGGAGCATGCAAGTTTTTACGTAGGAAGTGTGTGAACGGGTGTATATTTGCACCTTACTTTGATTCGGAACAAGGTGCGGCTCATTTTGCGGCGGTACATAAGGTGTTTGGTGCAAGTAATGTATCTAAGCTTCTGCTACATATACCGACCCATAAGCGGCTTGATGCGGTTGTGACTATTTGTTATGAGGCTCAAGCCCGCCTTCGTGATCCGGTTTATGGGTGTGTTGCTCATATCTTTGCTCTTCAGCAACAG GTTGTCAATTTACAAACGGAGCTCTCCTACTTACAAGCACACCTAGCAACCTTGGAAGTTCCTACGCCACCACCATTGCCACCACAACCAATGATGATGCCGCCACAACTATCAATCTCAGACCTTCCATCGGCTACCACCGTGCCAGCCACCTATGACCTTTCCTCTCTTTTTGACCCAATGGTACAACCATCATGGTTCATGCAGCAACAACAAGAACATCAACGTGGCCCAATTGACCTACGTCAGTTTGGATCAACACTTGATGGAGGCCCAATTCATGGATCTTCTAGTAGTGGTCGAGGTGATCTTCATGGTATTGGACATATGCATGATCCATCCCCCTCATCATCCATGTCTAAGTGA